TTTGTCGAATCCGCGACAGAGATCATTTTTTATGTCCCTTGTTGTTTCGGTCTCGACTAAGGAATTGAAAAGTACCGGCTAATCTGACCGGCAATGTTCTCGACGCAACTGGTTGGATTTTGAGATCCTCGTCGAACGGCAGCGGGGCCTGCTGAGTGGCTTGAGCGGGAGGCCATAATGGCTGACGGCGAAAAGACAGGCGCGGCAACGCGTTTGATCAAAAGTGTCGCGCCGCTGACCTCCACTCTTGCAAAAGTACTGCGAGGCGCACCTACCATGGTACACGATCGACTATACCGGATTTCTCCGCAGCCGTCGGCGCTGAAGCTAGTAAGGGGTGGCTGAGGAACTTGCCGGCGTCAGATCCGGTGTCGTTGTATCTCCACATTCCGATCTGTCGGTCGATGTGCTGGTATTGCGGATTTCCCAACAGCATAACTCGTCGAGACGCATCGATCCTCGACTATCTGACGGCGCTAGTGAGGAGATAAGTTTGGTAGCAGCCCAAGCGCCGCAGGCGCTGCCCGTGAGCGACGTGCACTTCGGCGGTGGAACACCAACCATCATCAAGCCAGAAGATTTTCTGGCTCTGATGGATCTTCTGCGTCGCAGTTTCGCCTTCAGGAAAACGGCTACCATCGCTGTCGAGATCGAGCCGCGCACCTTCACGGCCGAGATGGCCGAAGCCTTAGGAGCGGCCGAGGTAAGCCACGTGAGCCTCGGCGTGCAAAGCTTTGATCCCATTGTTCAAAAAGCAACCAACCGGGTCCAGAGAAAGGCGCAGACGACCGCGGCTATTGAAAACCTGCGCCGGATTGGGATAAGTCGCATCAACTTCGACCTCATGTACGGCCTCCCGCACCAGACCGTGCAGTCCTGCGTTCAGAGCGCGACGGCAGCGGTCGCAATGCGCCCCGACCGGCTTGCGGTATTTGGTTACGCCCACGTTCCATCCTACAGGAAAAATCAGCGCCTGATCGACGAGACGGCACTGCCTGATATAGCTGCCCGAGCCGAACAAGCCGTGGCTGTGGCCGAAACGTATCTGCCGAACGGCGCGGGAGCAGTAGCGGTATTAGCTTCATTGCCGTTGGCGGCCAAGTCTCAGCCTGTTCTTTGATCCAACTTCCTTGTTTTCGAGAGCGTGGCCGCACGCCCATGATTGGCGGGCCGAAGCTGATGCTCCCGCCGCGGTGTCGGGTTCGTTCATCAACCGTTGCTAGCAGGGAGACTTGGGCCGGGTGTATCCACAGGATGAATGGCTATAATCCAAACAATCAATTTTACGGATCCATCCAATCACTATTAGAAGATGCTCACGTTTGAAGAAATCAAGTGTGTCGCTGGTAGAGATTTGCGAGTGATACGGGAAGGTCGGGAAATGTCCCCCACTCACTGTGCAGGTAATAACAACCAACTTGGTCCGCAATGCGGGTTCGACGACAGTGTCGGGCGTCCATCGACCCCGGCCATTTCGGACGTTTGATGTACGTTTCAAGAAGCAGCAAGATGTGGAGTTCTTTGGATATGCGTCCTCAGATGCGGTGGAAACTGTGCTGGGAAAATGAGCTGGAGCTCTCCGACCACACTGAACTCGCTGAGTTCTTCCGGAAGACCTATGGACCGACCGGGACGTTCAACGCAAGACCATTTGAAGGTGGGCACAGTTGGGCCGGAGCAAGGCCGGAGCTCCGTGTAATCGGCTACGACGCTCACGGAGTGGCTGCTCACATGGGGCTGTTGCGCCGCTTTATCAGGGTGGGCGATGCCGATCTGTTGGTGGCGGAACTGGGTTTGTGGGGGGTTCGCCCGGACCTCGAAGGACTCGGGCTCAACCACTCCATCCGCGTCATGTATCCGGTGCTGCAGCAGCTTGGCGTTCCGTTCGCATTTGGCGCCGTTCGCCACGCGCTGTACAAGCTTGTGGGCAGACTCTGCCGAAACGGTCTCGGGACAATTGTGGCTGGCGTTCGCGTGCGGTCCACCCTTTCAGATGTCTATCTCAACCTGCCGCCAACGCGCACTGAAGACGTACTCGTTGTGGTCTTTCCGATTGGACGTCCAATGAGCGAATGGCCATCCGGCACACTGATCGAACGAAACGGTCCGGAACTATGAAACAGCTTGACTATCTCCGGACAGTGCCCAGAAGCGGCACTGGGGCCCCGAGCGTCTACCT
The window above is part of the Sinorhizobium fredii NGR234 genome. Proteins encoded here:
- the nodA gene encoding nodulation N-acyltransferase NodA, producing MRPQMRWKLCWENELELSDHTELAEFFRKTYGPTGTFNARPFEGGHSWAGARPELRVIGYDAHGVAAHMGLLRRFIRVGDADLLVAELGLWGVRPDLEGLGLNHSIRVMYPVLQQLGVPFAFGAVRHALYKLVGRLCRNGLGTIVAGVRVRSTLSDVYLNLPPTRTEDVLVVVFPIGRPMSEWPSGTLIERNGPEL